One region of Triticum aestivum cultivar Chinese Spring chromosome 6B, IWGSC CS RefSeq v2.1, whole genome shotgun sequence genomic DNA includes:
- the LOC123133866 gene encoding uncharacterized protein produces MAAEDDGAVATAGGRRKRTVRSEVLGVYRLQRGKYRARIWDPSRRAMKNLGAFATAQEAARAYDAAAVGLHGAATALTYFRQHTAADGDGDAPLLHVDTDAKADAGDAPLLRVSCVGEDVCAVESRPGRDAAATAKERKAPLRPVARAVFRRVRRRPSGKCVARIRCPKGGARGYLGGFNTAEEAARAYVASAVKLRGAIGLKKARAAGEINFKGQAGRKAAAAKSKSRSRSSSLPVFRGVRQTGGGKKYSARIWDPARRAKLFLGAFDTAEEAAGAYDAEAVRLRGAKAKTNLKQQPMARKKTAGRTDTGTKFRGVHRKPSGKYAAQIRHAGENSRWLGLFGPAEDAARAYDAAAVKLHGVKAITNFKQPPMAAAAVAVDDGVQPPMELNDVPELRGVTAKTNLNQPPMVAGSADDGEESRMDLADNDFPEQPALDLFSGTITADAQLDDVFADLPPLDLQQVDELLKEMDFANMMA; encoded by the coding sequence ATGGCGGCGGAGGACGACGGGGCCGTGGCCACGGCCGGCGGCAGGAGGAAGAGGACGGTCCGGTCGGAGGTCCTCGGCGTGTACCGGCTGCAGCGCGGCAAGTACCGGGCGCGGATCTGGGACCCGTCGCGGCGCGCCATGAAGAACCTCGGCGCCTTCGCCACCGCCCAGGAGGCCGCCAGGGCGTacgacgccgccgccgtcgggCTGCACGGTGCGGCCACGGCGCTCACCTACTTCCGCCAGCACACGGctgccgacggcgacggcgacgcgccGCTCCTGCACGTCGACACGGACGCCAAGGCCGATGCCGGGGACGCGCCGCTCCTGCGCGTGTCGTGCGTGGGCGAGGACGTCTGCGCCGTGGAGTCGCGCCCAGGCCGGGATGCGGCGGCAACCGCCAAGGAGAGGAAGGCGCCGCTCAGGCCGGTCGCCCGGGCCGTGTTCCGCCGCGTGCGCCGGAGGCCGAGCGGCAAGTGTGTGGCGAGGATCAGATGCCCAAAAGGGGGCGCTCGCGGGTACCTCGGCGGCTTCAACACCGCGGAGGAGGCCGCCAGAGCCTACGTCGCGTCGGCGGTCAAGCTGCGCGGCGCGATCGGCCTGAAGAAGGCGCGCGCGGCGGGGGAGATAAACTTCAAAGGTCAGGCCggaaggaaggcggcggcggctaagTCGAAGTCGAGGTCGAGGTCGAGCTCTCTGCCGGTGTTCCGCGGCGTGCGCCAGACGGGGGGCGGCAAGAAATACTCTGCGCGCATCTGGGACCCGGCGCGGCGAGCCAAGCTGTTTCTCGGCGCCTTCGACACGGCCGAGGAGGCCGCCGGAGCCTACGACGCGGAGGCCGTCAGGCTGCGCGGCGCCAAAGCTAAAACCAACCTGAAGCAGCAGCCCATggcgaggaagaagacggcgggaAGGACGGACACCGGGACCAAGTTCCGCGGCGTGCACCGGAAGCCCAGCGGCAAGTACGCGGCCCAGATCAGACACGCCGGGGAGAATTCTCGGTGGCTCGGCCTCTTCGGCCCCGCCGAGGACGCCGCCAGAGCGTACGACGCCGCAGCCGTCAAGCTGCATGGCGTGAAGGCCATAACCAACTTCAAGCAACcacccatggccgccgccgccgtcgccgttgaTGACGGCGTGCAGCCGCCCATGGAACTCAACGACGTCCCGGAGCTGCGTGGCGTGACGGCCAAAACCAACCTCAACCAGCCACCCATGGTCGCCGGCTCTGCTGATGACGGCGAGGAGTCGCGCATGGACCTCGCCGACAACGACTTCCCGGAGCAGCCGGCGCTCGACCTCTTCTCGGGCACCATCACCGCAGACGCACAGCTCGACGATGTGTTCGCCGACTTGCCGCCGTTGGATTTGCAGCAGGTGGACGAGCTCCTCAAGGAAATGGACTTCGCCAATATGATGGCCTGA